In Candidatus Abyssobacteria bacterium SURF_5, the genomic stretch TCGAGGATCCGCTTTCCGAAGAGATCCTTCGCGGCAATATCCCCGACGGCTCCGAAGTACTTATCGAGCCGGACGAGAAGGGCGAACGCCTCGTTTTCACCGTGACAGGCGCCAAGCCCGTAGAAGAACCCGAGCACCAACTGAAAACCTGACGTTGTAGAAGCAGCACCGGATTGAGGCCCCGCCAGATGACGCTGGGCGGCAGTTCCTGTTAGGGGCCTCATAATTTCTATCGGAAGGCTTGCAGAGTGAGCACGAAAAGCTTCTGGCGTTTCATCCGGGTACTGTCTCTGCTCCATTTGCTGGTTCTGATTCCCTCACATGCGAAAGCCCAAACTCTGGAGGGGATGCCTGTTGTTTCCGTCGGGATCGAAGGAAACCAGTTGGTGAGCTCGCAGTTGATCCGCGCGCAGCTCCGCGTCCGGGAGGGGAGACCATTTGTTCCCTCTGACATCCAGAAGGACATCTCGCGTCTGTTTTCGCTCGGCTACTTCTCCGATATCAAGGCTGATGTCGAAAGGCTGGACAGCGGCGTCTCCGTAACCTATGTAGTTGAAGAGCGAAAGATCATCAGAGAAGTCCTGATTCTCGGCAACAAGAAGATCAATGAGGATGATATCCGGGCGGTGATCCGCGCGCGTCGGGGTGAAACGTATATCCCCACGCTGCTCGAGCAAGACATCCAGGCGATCCGCCAGCTTTACCGCAGCAAGGGCTACGCGGAAGCGGTTGTTCAGTCAAGCTACCGCGAGATCAGCCCGACCGAGGTCGAAGTCGTCTACGAGATCACAGAAGGCCAAAAAGCAAGAGTCCGTCAAATCATCGTCGAAGGCAATCAGGTCTTCTCGGATCGCACCATCCGCAAGGCAATGCAGCAGAAAGCCCGCTTTCTGTGGTTCGGCAGCATGTTCGACGAACAGGTTTTGGAGCAGGATATAGATCGCATCAAGAGCCTGTATGCAAATCGCGGATATGTAGATGCCGACGTGACCGATGCCGACGTCGAGTTCTATGCGGAAGGGAAACGCGCCAGAATACGGGTGACCGTGAACGAGGGTGCTCAGTATTTCGTTGATTCCATAGGTGTCGAGGGCAATACCGCCTTCCTCGATGCACAGCTCCTTCCCCTCGTCACGAGCGAGCCGGGCAGTTTTTATAATCGGGATCAAGTCGAGCGCGACGGTTTTGCGGTGCAGACCTTTTATGCTGATCAGGGATATATCCTGGCTGGAGTTCGCCCGAGACTGGACATCGATCGCGAGCAGAAACAAATTGACGTGACGTACCATGTGGCCGAGCGGGATCTCATATACGTCGGCAAAGTCGATATCCGCGGCAACGTGAAAACCAAGGACGAAGTTATCCGCCGCGAGATCAATATCCTGCCCGGGGAGCGCTTCGACGGCAGCAAGATCAGGCGAAGCAGGCAGAAGTTGCTCAATACCCAATTCTATAAGGACGTGCTGATCGATACGGCGCCTACCCGGTTTGAGCCGGATCTGATACCGCCGCCTCCCGCCGGAGAACCGGCAGAGGAGCAGACCGGGGGCGAAGT encodes the following:
- the bamA gene encoding outer membrane protein assembly factor BamA → MSTKSFWRFIRVLSLLHLLVLIPSHAKAQTLEGMPVVSVGIEGNQLVSSQLIRAQLRVREGRPFVPSDIQKDISRLFSLGYFSDIKADVERLDSGVSVTYVVEERKIIREVLILGNKKINEDDIRAVIRARRGETYIPTLLEQDIQAIRQLYRSKGYAEAVVQSSYREISPTEVEVVYEITEGQKARVRQIIVEGNQVFSDRTIRKAMQQKARFLWFGSMFDEQVLEQDIDRIKSLYANRGYVDADVTDADVEFYAEGKRARIRVTVNEGAQYFVDSIGVEGNTAFLDAQLLPLVTSEPGSFYNRDQVERDGFAVQTFYADQGYILAGVRPRLDIDREQKQIDVTYHVAERDLIYVGKVDIRGNVKTKDEVIRREINILPGERFDGSKIRRSRQKLLNTQFYKDVLIDTAPTRFEPDLIPPPPAGEPAEEQTGGEVEAAYDPDFRDIIFEVEEQKTGTFNFGAGYSSNDALIGQIQITQNNFDLFNPPSFTGAGQRFDLIARPGTVLSEYRLALTEPYFLGYPFAAGFDLYYTDREYDEYDQTAIGAGIRFGKRITDFSSVGLGYSLSEYDIADVDEDAPVAIQEEEGSRTKSSMSLNLTNDTRDSYIEPRTGHRYNTALEFAGGPLGAQTDLVKLVGEARWYRPFGEKIILMSRLEAGIVEEYGDSDFVPLFDRFFSGGATSVRGYDYREVGPRENGDPIGGKALLEGTLELSYPTLEIIRLYAFFDFGQVWREIDDVGQGKINTSAGVGIGLRTPVGPLRLDYGYPLNPDDDQGNGQIHFTTGISF